The stretch of DNA TTTTTTTGTATTTCAAAGAGCGATTAAAAGAAATAAATACCGATAACTATCCAGAGAACTTGCCCAGTTATTATGAAAACAGGTCATATACCTTTGATTTTCACCGTGAAAACGGCATCCATTGCCTAAAATTCTACTGGGGACCACCACCAGAGATACTAACACAAGCTTAAAAAAGGCTAATTCCTTATCATTTTTCCCAATCAATGGATTGCACATATTGTGCAACCGTATAAGCTATGGACAAAATATGCTTACAACAAGTAGCAGAAAGCCTTGTATTGATTTTCTGCAGTTAATTTGTTGGATACTTTTATATTGTGCATAAAAAATTAAAATGAAATATAATTGCTACTACAGGGATATGCTATAATTGAAGTAACACATTATATACTAGCTTGAGTGTAAAGAGAATGGACAGTAATAATCAATATTTTAAACGTTTTTCACGCACTTCACTGCTTATTGGACAAGACAATCTGGAAAAACTTTTAACATCAACAGTGTGTATTGCAGGACTTGGAGGTGTAGGCGGGTATGCATTTGAAGCAATAGTGCGTGCCGGTGTAGGAACAGTTCATATTATTGATTTTGACGCTGTTGATTTATCTAATTGTAACAGGCAGATTTTAGCTACAGACAGCACATTAGGATTGCCAAAAGTAGATGTGGCCCAAAGGCGAGCAAAGGATATTAATCCAGATATTATCATCCATAAACATCATATACAAATTACGCCTCATAATGTGGCACGTCTATTTCAACATCGTTTTGATTTTGTAATAGATGCTATTGATGATGTTGCTGCAAAAGTGGCTTTGATTGAATACCTGTATACCAATAAGATGCCATTTATAAGCTGTACGGGTGCTGCAAGAGCGTTTGATCCTTTAAGTTTACGGATAAGCGATATCAGTAATAGCCAGTATTGCCCACTTGCTCGTGTTATTAGAAAGCGGCTGAAAGAAAGACATATCACTAAAGGAGTTCCCTGTGTTTATTTTCACGAGGAAAGGGGAAGCATCAGATGTGATTCGGATAAAGAAAATGTTCCTGGCAGCTTATCATATATGCCAGGGATTATGGGGTTGGCTGCAGCTGGTTTTGCAATAAAGCATTTAACAGGCAAAGTATAACGTACAGGAACTATCGCCTAAAAATAAAAATTATTAATGATTGGCTGTAACACCTAATGAGGACAGCAGTACCACAACCTCATAAGCCGATAAATCAGTATATAATACAGGGATATCTTCTTCCTCGGCACGTTTGATAAATTCTTCCCGCGGTTTAATACCACCTGCAACAACAATTGCGCTGAAATCCTTGAGGGAAGCAACCGCTACCGCATTGGGATGTGTTAAAATTGTAATCCAGATATTACCTTTCTTTCCATTAGCATTAACATCAGATAGCATATCACCAACATAGCCACCTGTAATCAGTTTTGAACAATCAGCTTTAGAGGTGAGCAGTTCAAAATTTGTTTTTTGTTGAATTTCGTTTACCGTGATGTCCATAATTAAATCTCCATAATGATTGCTTGATGTTATATCTATACTAATTTTTGTGCCCTCACCAGGCTTGGAACAAATTCGCATAACATTGGCATTACGCTTAATATTGGACAAGCCCATGCCAGCGCCAAATCCAAGCCTGCGTATCTCATCGGTAGCTGTTGAAAAGCCCTCCTGCACCGCTAATCTAATATT from Spirochaetota bacterium encodes:
- a CDS encoding ATP-binding protein; protein product: MQYTQCANHIFSYTLRGGDFDNAGRISTSLKRELRTREYPPHIIQRVAIVLYEAEINVVSYTKVGYFFAYCRPNSVHLVIKDKGKGIENIRLAVQEGFSTATDEIRRLGFGAGMGLSNIKRNANVMRICSKPGEGTKISIDITSSNHYGDLIMDITVNEIQQKTNFELLTSKADCSKLITGGYVGDMLSDVNANGKKGNIWITILTHPNAVAVASLKDFSAIVVAGGIKPREEFIKRAEEEDIPVLYTDLSAYEVVVLLSSLGVTANH
- a CDS encoding tRNA threonylcarbamoyladenosine dehydratase; its protein translation is MDSNNQYFKRFSRTSLLIGQDNLEKLLTSTVCIAGLGGVGGYAFEAIVRAGVGTVHIIDFDAVDLSNCNRQILATDSTLGLPKVDVAQRRAKDINPDIIIHKHHIQITPHNVARLFQHRFDFVIDAIDDVAAKVALIEYLYTNKMPFISCTGAARAFDPLSLRISDISNSQYCPLARVIRKRLKERHITKGVPCVYFHEERGSIRCDSDKENVPGSLSYMPGIMGLAAAGFAIKHLTGKV